A region of Panicum virgatum strain AP13 chromosome 8N, P.virgatum_v5, whole genome shotgun sequence DNA encodes the following proteins:
- the LOC120686868 gene encoding receptor kinase-like protein Xa21 yields the protein MLLHAIVQLLFMHMACCAHAVMSSFNGNYTDGLSLLEFKKSIASDPQQALMSWNDSNHFCSWEGVLCSVKHPQRVTSLRLKNQGLVGPVSPSLGNLTFLKILILSANSFSGEIPPSLGHLHRLQYLNLINNTLQGRIPSFANCSKLKELWLENNQLDGQITEHLPSGLEKLILASNNLSGTIPTYLANITTLKLFTCLSNNIEGNIPNEFANMRGLKELYVGKNKLSGRFPQFISNLSNLVGFSVAFNDLSGNVPSNFGNSLPNLRLFELGGNYFHGHIPSGLTNASKLNLIDISINEFSGILPSSIGKLSKLSWLNLEGNKLQARNKKDWEFMDSLANCTELEMFSVAANRLEGNVPKSLGNLSNQLQYLHLTGNQLSGDFPSGITNLHNLIIVALDFNQFRGELPEWLGALKSLQVLRVDNNKFTGLIPSCLSNLSNLVMLTLNSNQLHGRILPSLGNLKMLGVLNIYRNNLHGSIPKEIFGIPTIVHLSLSFNKLDAPIHTDIGNAKQLTYFNVGSNNISGEIPSTLGNCESLEDIKMGHNNFNGSIPTSLGNIGGLQLLNLSHNNLSGAIPESLGRLQLLEQLDLSFNHLSGEVPTKGIFGNVTSIHIDGNQGLCGGTLELHLPSCAVATLNSRSHKRSTVRKILIPLATSIVSSIAIVISVMLLWTGRQKTKSIFQPSFGSKFPRVSYHDLARATEGFSTSNLIGKGRYSYVYQGKLFQDRIEVAIKVFILETRGAQKSFIAECNALKNLRHRNLVRILTACSSIDSNGNDFKALVYEFMPRGDLHALLYSSQDDRDPSISNLFTLAQRLCIVVNVADALEYLHHNNQGAIVHCDLKPSNILLDETMTAHVGDFGLARFKIGSGVSSFADSISTSSIAIKGTIGYVAPECAAGGDVSSAGDVYSFGIIVLEIFLRKRPTDDMFKDDLNIARFVEMNFPDRISQIVDPELQEEQQDLLQQTSGNMKKESLECLLSVLNIGLQCANASPNERMDMQEVAARLRGIKQAYLKETEAGV from the exons ATGCTGCTTCATGCAATTGTACAGCTCCTCTTCATGCACATGGCATGCTGCGCACATGCTGTCATGAGCTCCTTCAATGGAAACTACACAGATGGGCTGTCACTACTGGAGTTCAAGAAGAGTATCGCCAGTGATCCGCAGCAGGCCTTGATGTCTTGGAATGATAGCAACCATTTCTGCAGTTGGGAAGGTGTCCTGTGCAGTGTCAAGCACCCACAGCGGGTCACTTCTCTTCGTCTCAAAAACCAAGGTTTAGTTGGTCCAGTCTCTCCTTCACTTGGAAACCTGACATTCCTAAAAATTCTAATCCTGTCAGCCAATTCATTCAGTGGAGAGATTCCTCCATCCCTTGGTCATCTACATCGCCTCCAATATCTCAACTTGATTAATAACACGCTGCAAGGAAGGATACCTAGTTTTGCAAACTGTTCAAAGCTCAAGGAACTATGGCTGGAGAACAATCAACTAGATGGACAGATTACCGAACATTTGCCCAGTGGCCTCGAAAAGCTTATACTTGCAAGTAATAATCTCTCTGGAACCATCCCTACATATCTAGCCAATATCACAACGCTAAAACTTTTCACTTGCTTGAGTAATAATATCGAGGGCAACATCCCAAATGAGTTTGCAAATATGAGAGGACTGAAAGAGCTGTACGTGGGTAAGAATAAGTTGTCAGGTCGTTTTCCTCAATTCATCTCTAATCTGTCCAATCTAGTCGGATTTAGCGTTGCATTTAATGATCTAAGTGGAAATGTACCATCCAACTTTGGCAACTCCCTGCCCAATCTTCGACTCTTCGAATTAGGCGGCAATTATTTTCATGGGCATATCCCATCTGGGCTAACAAATGCTTCCAAGCTGAATCTTATTGATATATCAATCAATGAGTTTAGTGGGATATTGCCTAGCTCCATTGGCAAACTTTCTAAACTATCTTGGTTAAATCTTGAGGGAaacaaactccaagcaagaaacaagAAAGACTGGGAGTTTATGGACAGCTTAGCGAATTGCACTGAGCTAGAAATGTTCTCCGTTGCAGCTAATCGTCTGGAAGGCAATGTGCCAAAATCGTTAGGTAACCTTTCCAATCAACTCCAGTATCTTCACTTAACAGGAAATCAATTGTCAGGAGATTTTCCATCTGGTATAACAAACCTTCACAATCTGATCATCGTAGCATTGGACTTCAATCAATTCAGAGGTGAGCTCCCAGAATGGCTTGGAGCGCTCAAAAGTTTGCAGGTACTAAGAGTAGATAACAACAAATTTACAGGACTTATTCCATCATGCCTTTCCAATTTATCTAATCTGGTGATGCTCACTTTAAACTCCAACCAGTTACATGGACGCATACTCCCAAGTCTCGGAAACCTCAAAATGCTCGGAGTATTAAACATTTATCGCAACAATCTTCATGGAAGTATACCCAAGGAGATCTTTGGGATTCCGACAATAGTACACCTTAGCTTGTCATTCAACAAGCTAGATGCTCCAATTCATACCGACATTGGCAACGCAAAACAGCTCACATATTTCAATGTTGGTTCAAATAATATTTCTGGAGAAATTCCCAGCACTTTGGGTAACTGTGAAAGCTTAGAGGACATCAAGATGGGTCATAACAATTTTAACGGAAGCATTCCCACTTCATTAGGCAACATAGGCGGCCTACAACTTCTCAATTTATCTCACAATAATTTGTCTGGAGCAATACCAGAATCTCTTGGCAGGCTGCAACTTCTTGAGCAACTAGATTTGTCGTTCAACCATCTAAGTGGTGAGGTCCCAACAAAAGGAATCTTTGGTAATGTAACTTCCATACATATCGATGGAAATCAAGGGCTTTGTGGTGGCACTCTGGAGTTACACTTACCCTCTTGTGCGGTCGCGACTTTGAATTCCAGGAGCCACAAGCGTTCAACAGTGCGAAAGATATTGATCCCATTAGCCACCAGTATTGTGTCATCAATTGCTATAGTCATATCTGTAATGTTGCTATGGACAGGAAGGCAAAAGACAAAATCTATATTTCAGCCCTCATTTGGTAGCAAATTCCCAAGAGTTTCTTACCATGATCTTGCTAGAGCAACAGAGGGTTTTTCCACATCCAATTTAATTGGGAAAGGAAGATATTCTTATGTATATCAAGGAAAATTGTTCCAAGACAGAATTGAGGTTGCAATCAAAGTTTTCATCTTAGAGACACGAGGAGCACAAAAGAGTTTCATTGCAGAATGTAATGCTTTAAAAAATTTGCGACACCGGAATCTAGTTCGGATCCTAACTGCATGCTCAAGTATTGATTCTAATGGAAATGATTTCAAAGCCTTAGTGTACGAGTTCATGCCACGCGGTGACTTGCATGCTCTGTTGTACTCGAGCCAAGACGACAGAGACCCTTCAATTTCTAACCTCTTTACACTAGCTCAAAGGTTATGCATTGTGGTGAATGTCGCGGATGCATTGGAATACCTGCACCATAACAACCAAGGAGCTATTGTTCATTGTGATCTAAAGCCTAGCAACATTCTTTTGGATGAAACTATGACAGCACATGTTGGAGACTTTGGTCTTGCAAGGTTCAAAATTGGTTCTGGAGTATCATCTTTTGCTGACTCGATCTCAACTTCTTCAATTGCTATTAAGGGAACAATAGGATATGTTGCTCCAG AGTGTGCAGCAGGTGGAGATGTTTCAAGTGCTGGAGATGTTTACAGCTTTGGAATTATTGTACTTGAAATATTTTTGCGGAAGAGGCCAACTGACGATATGTTCAAGGACGACCTGAACATTGCAAGGTTCGTAGAGATGAACTTCCCTGATAGGATATCACAGATTGTAGATCCTGAACTACAAGAGGAGCAGCAGGATTTATTGCAACAAACATCGGGGAACATGAAGAAGGAAAGTTTGGAGTGTTTACTTTCGGTGCTAAATATTGGACTTCAGTGTGCCAATGCATCCCCAAATGAGCGCATGGACATGCAGGAAGTGGCTGCAAGGCTTCGCGGAATCAAGCAGGCTTATCTGAAGGAAACTGAG GCTGGTGTGTGA
- the LOC120686922 gene encoding probable LRR receptor-like serine/threonine-protein kinase At3g47570 — translation MVYSGMQLLYILMEISGFVVGQSCYTYQHVLLHIQVLQLRKKGLIVLKVVIPLASTVSLVAVIAVLSLFYKKRQKRKFMTIPSFGRSFPKVSYNVLARATDGFSASNLIGSGKYSFVYKGECFQDGNVVAIKVFSLNTRGAQKSFIAECNVMRNLRHRNLVHILTACSSIDSEGNDFKALIYEFMPRGDLHKVLYSNGGDENPSNLNHIMLGERLSIVVDVADALEYLHHNSQGSMVHCDLKPSNILLDENMMAHVGDFGLARFKVDPTASSLGDSNSTSSIAIKGTIGYVAPEYAGGGEVSMATNVYSFGVVLLEIFIRKRPTDDMLKDGLSIVSLTEMNFPDRVLEIVDSQLLQKLILGPETQTAVNEKIVQCLTSMLNIGLYCTKTSPSERISMQEVAAKLHGIKNAYLRGN, via the exons ATGGTATATTCAGGAATGCAACTGCTATACATATTGATGGAAATAAGTGGTTTTGTGGTGGGCCAGAGCTGCTACACCTACCAGCACGTTCTATTACACATACAAGTGCTGCAACTAAGAAAAAAAGGATTGATAGTGCTAAAAGTAGTGATCCCATTAGCCAGCACGGTGTCGCTTGTTGCGGTCATTGCAGTTCTCTCACTATTTTACAAGAAAAGACAAAAGAGAAAATTTATGACCATCCCTTCTTTTGGTAGGAGTTTTCCCAAGGTTTCCTATAATGTTCTTGCCAGAGCGACTGATGGGTTCTCAGCATCCAATTTGATTGGCAGTGGAAAATATAGTTTTGTATACAAAGGTGAGTGTTTTCAAGATGGAAATGTGGTTGCTATCAAAGTTTTCAGCCTAAACACAAGAGGGGCACAAAAGAGCTTCATAGCAGAATGCAATGTTATGAGAAATTTGAGGCACCGCAATCTAGTTCATATCCTTACTGCATGCTCAAGTATTGATTCTGAAGGAAATGATTTCAAAGCTCTAATATACGAATTCATGCCAAGAGGGGACTTACACAAAGTGCTATATTCAAATGGAGGTGATGAAAACCCTTCAAATTTAAACCACATTATGCTAGGTGAAAGATTAAGCATTGTCGTGGATGTAGCAGATGCACTGGAGTATCTCCACCATAATAGCCAGGGGAGTATGGTTCATTGTGATTTGAAGCCTAGCAACATCCTTCTGGATGAGAACATGATGGCTCATGTTGGAGACTTTGGACTTGCAAGGTTCAAAGTTGACCCAACCGCATCATCTCTTGGTGATTCAAACTCAACTTCTTCAATTGCAATAAAAGGAACCATTGGATATGTTGCTCCTG AATATGCAGGGGGTGGCGAAGTATCGATGGCAACAAATGTTTACAGCTTCGGAGTTGTTCTCCTCGAAATATTCATTCGAAAGAGGCCAACGGATGACATGCTCAAGGACGGACTGAGTATTGTAAGTTTAACAGAGATGAACTTCCCTGATAGGGTTTTGGAGATTGTTGATTCCCAGCTGCTACAAAAATTGATCCTTGGTCCAGAAACTCAAACAGCCGTCAATGAAAAAATTGTTCAGTGTCTGACTTCTATGCTAAACATTGGGCTGTATTGCACAAAGACATCCCCGAGTGAACGCATCAGTATGCAGGAGGTGGCTGCAAAGCTGCATGGAATCAAGAATGCATATCTCAGGGGAAACTGA